From the Armatimonadota bacterium genome, one window contains:
- a CDS encoding MBL fold metallo-hydrolase produces MLGRLSLFVLLVGALLFGALLAERSSHAGTSVHFLSVGQGDCTVILHEDWVVLVDTGPRHDGYDAGDRIVIPALRKLGVRKIDVIVLTHPDGDHAGGLSALAHRYRIGRVLVAGHFSNDEKMLSIMRQSGLPVGKFKFVAGHSWAELGDLRLDLYSPNVTPSTSANDGSMFVMAGVEGAAVLLTGDAGQEVEQGAIAAGIDWDVDVLQAGHHGSKGATSRLWLAATTPEHVVFSAGRNNVYGHPHPSAVLRAIQSGASVWRTDSVGTVSFRLEEGKFVRVTNFRTSRSAP; encoded by the coding sequence ATGTTAGGTCGTCTTAGTTTATTTGTTCTGCTCGTGGGAGCCTTGCTTTTCGGGGCTTTACTGGCTGAGAGGTCATCGCACGCTGGCACCTCGGTGCACTTCCTGTCCGTCGGTCAAGGCGACTGCACGGTGATCTTGCACGAGGACTGGGTCGTCCTCGTTGATACCGGCCCGAGGCACGACGGCTACGACGCGGGCGACCGTATCGTGATCCCTGCGCTGCGCAAGCTCGGCGTCAGGAAGATCGACGTGATCGTTCTGACCCATCCCGACGGCGATCATGCTGGCGGGCTTTCGGCATTGGCGCATCGGTATCGCATCGGTCGCGTCCTCGTCGCAGGACACTTCAGCAACGATGAGAAAATGCTTTCGATCATGCGGCAGTCCGGCTTGCCGGTCGGCAAATTCAAATTTGTTGCAGGACACTCGTGGGCGGAACTAGGCGACCTAAGGCTCGACTTGTACTCTCCCAATGTTACACCGAGCACGAGTGCTAACGACGGCTCGATGTTTGTGATGGCCGGGGTTGAGGGCGCGGCCGTACTGCTAACTGGAGACGCCGGCCAGGAGGTCGAGCAGGGCGCGATCGCAGCGGGCATAGACTGGGACGTAGACGTCTTGCAGGCAGGCCACCACGGCAGCAAGGGCGCGACCAGTCGGCTCTGGCTTGCGGCGACAACCCCGGAGCACGTCGTATTCAGCGCTGGTCGAAACAACGTCTACGGGCATCCGCACCCGTCGGCAGTGCTGCGGGCAATCCAATCTGGGGCATCCGTCTGGCGTACGGACTCGGTCGGCACGGTGTCGTTCCGCCTCGAAGAAGGCAAATTCGTTCGGGTGACTAACTTTCGAACATCTCGATCCGCTCCTTAG
- a CDS encoding valine--tRNA ligase gives MQEPTLSSKYDASQVESKWYARWDSAGLFEPDSNPGKPTYTITIPPPNITGSLHMGHALCYPLQDLFGRYRRMRGDAVLILPGQDHAGIATQSLIDKKLREEGTSATEIGREAFVDRTWEWRKESGGLILNQLRSLGCAFDWSKERFTLDDRYADAVLKVFIDWFNRGLIYRGKRVVNWDPVLKTSVSDIETERKLVQGKLYHIRYPFADGSGSVTVATTRPETMLADVAVAVHPKDERYKSLVGKTITLPLVEREIPLIEDEYADPEYGTGAVKITPGHDANDFEVGQRHDLPLLILFDESARITEDGGAYAGMSREEARKRIVADLEDQGLLEKAEPHEISVLVSDRSKSFIEPLASEQWFVRQTELAQEAIRVVEQGEVRFVPDRYTDVYLSWMKNIHDWCISRQLWWGHRIPVYYTEDGTAYAALSWEDAQSQASDKKIVRQDNDVLDTWFSSGLWPFATLGWPEKSDDLKNHYPTDVLVTARDIIYLWVARMIMMGLDLHGEIPFRTVYIYATVLTEDGQRMSKSLGTGIDPIEIIESRGADALRYALFNQTGSNQDMRYGERRIDEARNFCNKIWNATRFVLMNLDGFDGREPEKLEPVDQWLLSKLVQTENSVRKAFDEYDIQSATQALYRFFWTNLCDWYIEVSKARLASQEARHVPQWVLTTCLDAFLKMMHPIMPHITEEIYAHLPIEGKAEFLMQASWPVLPDSYLQPEAEDLVESWIESTRALRSLRADLGLAAMKSVPQAHFEGDLRGGEEIIAGQAWVEELSQGRPNGRFISITSGSVDFHLATAGLVDEATETARLTKQLARFKANLAKAQQKLANPNFVERAKPEVVEKEREAAKELEDLIRKTKERIEMFES, from the coding sequence TTGCAGGAACCGACTCTATCTTCAAAATACGACGCTTCTCAGGTTGAATCCAAGTGGTACGCAAGGTGGGATTCGGCGGGCCTGTTTGAACCTGATTCCAACCCCGGCAAGCCCACGTATACGATCACGATCCCGCCGCCGAATATCACCGGGTCACTGCATATGGGCCATGCGCTCTGCTATCCACTTCAGGATCTGTTCGGCCGGTACCGTAGAATGCGCGGCGACGCGGTGCTGATCCTTCCAGGCCAGGATCACGCCGGCATAGCCACCCAGAGCCTGATCGACAAGAAGCTTCGGGAGGAGGGCACCAGTGCGACCGAGATCGGTCGAGAGGCGTTCGTGGACCGTACCTGGGAGTGGCGCAAGGAGAGCGGTGGGCTGATCCTGAACCAGCTCCGGTCTCTCGGCTGCGCGTTCGACTGGAGCAAGGAACGGTTCACGCTCGACGACAGGTACGCAGACGCCGTTCTGAAGGTGTTCATCGACTGGTTCAACCGCGGGCTGATCTACCGCGGCAAGCGCGTCGTGAACTGGGATCCGGTGCTCAAGACCAGTGTGTCGGACATCGAAACGGAGCGCAAGCTCGTCCAAGGCAAGCTATACCACATCCGCTACCCGTTCGCTGATGGGTCAGGCTCAGTCACCGTCGCCACCACTAGGCCGGAGACGATGCTCGCGGACGTCGCGGTGGCCGTTCACCCAAAGGACGAGCGGTACAAGAGCCTAGTCGGCAAGACTATCACGCTTCCACTTGTCGAGAGAGAGATACCGCTGATCGAGGACGAATACGCAGATCCCGAGTACGGCACAGGGGCAGTTAAGATAACTCCTGGCCACGACGCAAACGACTTTGAGGTCGGGCAGCGCCACGACCTGCCCCTGCTCATCCTGTTCGACGAGTCGGCCAGGATCACCGAAGACGGGGGTGCATACGCCGGTATGAGCAGAGAAGAAGCCCGAAAGCGGATCGTCGCCGACCTTGAGGACCAAGGACTCCTCGAGAAGGCCGAGCCGCACGAGATTTCAGTCCTCGTCAGCGATCGAAGCAAGAGCTTTATCGAACCCCTCGCCAGCGAACAGTGGTTCGTCCGGCAGACGGAGCTGGCCCAGGAAGCCATCCGCGTTGTTGAGCAAGGAGAAGTTCGATTTGTACCTGATAGGTATACTGATGTCTACCTTTCTTGGATGAAGAACATCCATGACTGGTGTATCAGCCGACAGCTCTGGTGGGGCCACCGAATCCCGGTCTATTACACCGAAGACGGCACTGCGTACGCGGCTTTGAGCTGGGAGGACGCCCAATCCCAGGCAAGCGATAAGAAAATCGTCCGTCAGGACAACGACGTGCTGGACACCTGGTTCTCGAGCGGCCTGTGGCCGTTCGCCACGCTCGGCTGGCCAGAAAAGAGCGACGACCTCAAGAACCACTACCCGACCGACGTACTCGTCACCGCCAGGGACATAATCTACCTCTGGGTCGCCCGCATGATCATGATGGGGCTCGACCTCCACGGCGAAATTCCGTTCCGAACCGTCTATATTTACGCTACGGTGCTCACAGAGGACGGCCAGCGAATGAGCAAGAGCCTGGGTACTGGCATCGACCCGATCGAGATCATCGAATCAAGGGGTGCGGACGCCCTCAGATACGCCCTGTTCAACCAGACTGGGTCGAACCAAGATATGCGCTACGGCGAGCGCAGGATCGACGAGGCACGAAACTTCTGCAACAAAATCTGGAACGCAACCCGATTTGTTCTCATGAACCTGGACGGTTTCGACGGGAGGGAGCCTGAAAAACTCGAACCGGTCGACCAGTGGTTGCTGAGCAAGCTTGTTCAAACCGAAAACTCCGTCCGCAAGGCGTTTGACGAGTACGACATTCAGAGTGCAACGCAAGCGCTGTACCGGTTCTTCTGGACGAACTTGTGCGACTGGTACATCGAGGTGAGCAAGGCTCGCTTAGCCTCGCAGGAGGCGCGACACGTGCCGCAGTGGGTGCTGACGACGTGCCTCGACGCGTTCCTAAAGATGATGCACCCGATTATGCCGCACATCACCGAGGAGATTTACGCACATCTGCCGATCGAGGGGAAGGCGGAGTTTCTCATGCAGGCGAGCTGGCCCGTGCTACCTGATTCGTACCTGCAGCCCGAGGCGGAGGATCTCGTCGAATCGTGGATCGAGTCGACCCGTGCGCTGAGATCGCTCAGGGCCGACCTTGGGCTCGCGGCCATGAAGTCCGTGCCGCAGGCTCATTTTGAAGGTGATCTGAGGGGTGGCGAGGAGATCATCGCCGGACAGGCGTGGGTCGAGGAGCTCTCGCAGGGCCGACCGAACGGTAGGTTCATCTCAATCACGTCCGGCAGCGTGGATTTCCACCTTGCTACCGCCGGCCTCGTCGATGAGGCGACAGAAACGGCTCGTCTAACCAAACAGTTGGCCAGGTTCAAAGCAAACCTAGCGAAGGCTCAACAGAAGTTGGCCAATCCGAACTTCGTCGAACGAGCAAAGCCAGAGGTGGTCGAGAAAGAGCGAGAGGCGGCCAAGGAGCTGGAAGACCTCATCCGCAAGACTAAGGAGCGGATCGAGATGTTCGAAAGTTAG
- the recF gene encoding DNA replication/repair protein RecF, giving the protein MDNPETISTLAHLKVDDFRNIDFAEINPHPGCNIIYGANGQGKTNLLESIHLVSTGRLLRATKDALAIREGRSQASIHAEINPSGTTIGVELKVGVRKMVKLNGASLPRASDVLGRLPSVSFSALDLLIARGEPSDRRHFMDTELAQLYPAYLQHLTVYRKTLAQRNALLRAAQESLPSDELFATYEAILAEHGVKIRAIRKGWTERLQQTAPSAHAQLSAGESLEIKYAPKDDAENSDDLLSRLQSARSADVQRGFTTCGPHRDDLDVLVEGRLARHFASQGQQRTAVIAIKLATLQCAIDITGVPPILLLDDVFSDLDESRRSNLVAKALEEGGQVFLTCTEPEQAGTELIGRSKLFEVRCGAVRER; this is encoded by the coding sequence GTGGACAACCCCGAGACGATCTCTACTCTCGCCCATCTCAAGGTCGATGATTTTCGCAACATCGACTTTGCCGAGATCAATCCGCACCCAGGCTGCAACATCATTTACGGCGCGAACGGGCAGGGCAAGACGAATCTGCTCGAGAGCATTCACTTGGTTTCGACGGGTCGGCTTCTCAGAGCGACCAAGGACGCTCTGGCCATTCGCGAGGGGCGCAGCCAGGCTAGCATACACGCGGAGATCAATCCCAGTGGAACGACGATCGGAGTCGAACTCAAGGTCGGTGTTCGGAAGATGGTCAAACTGAACGGCGCGTCTCTACCGCGTGCCTCCGACGTGCTCGGGCGTTTGCCGAGCGTGTCGTTTTCTGCGTTGGACCTTCTGATTGCGCGCGGCGAGCCGTCGGACCGCCGTCATTTCATGGACACAGAGCTGGCACAGCTCTACCCTGCGTACCTCCAGCACCTGACGGTGTACCGGAAGACCCTAGCGCAGCGAAACGCCCTGCTGAGAGCCGCACAGGAGTCTCTTCCCTCGGATGAGCTGTTTGCGACCTACGAAGCGATCTTGGCTGAGCACGGCGTGAAGATTCGAGCGATTCGGAAAGGGTGGACCGAGCGATTGCAGCAAACGGCGCCGTCCGCCCATGCGCAGCTGAGCGCCGGCGAGTCATTGGAGATCAAATACGCGCCGAAAGACGACGCAGAGAACTCCGATGATTTGCTTTCCAGGCTACAGTCGGCTCGGTCGGCGGACGTCCAACGTGGTTTCACGACCTGTGGGCCACACAGAGACGATCTGGACGTGCTAGTCGAGGGTCGGCTAGCACGACATTTCGCGTCACAGGGGCAACAGCGCACGGCGGTGATCGCGATCAAGCTGGCGACGCTGCAGTGCGCGATCGACATAACCGGCGTCCCTCCGATTCTGCTCTTGGACGACGTGTTCTCCGATCTCGACGAATCCCGGAGATCGAACTTGGTGGCGAAGGCGCTCGAGGAAGGTGGGCAAGTGTTCTTGACCTGCACCGAGCCGGAGCAGGCAGGCACCGAACTGATCGGGCGGTCAAAACTGTTCGAGGTACGATGCGGCGCAGTGCGAGAGCGATGA
- a CDS encoding DUF58 domain-containing protein — MIVPTRLFWWLVAAGIPMAAIGIVVPGFERILVPWNIALFVLLIVTGLVARGWNILRIERQTNSILSVRVPNVVTLKLENLTDTDLYVRVRDEAPAGCTTTKNDFEVRIPAAREVELKYTVTPEERGSQEFPGTWVRYKASLGLAWVQKKYDNAERAAVYPNIRALSEFDLLRQKGRLSLMGVRRSRAKGLGQEFESLRDYNDDDFRLIDWKSTARRGKLVVKNFEQERNQAVIVCLDVGRHMLAEVEGRKKLDYALDAALLLLHTAEKMGDQVGLLLFSDVVVRFIPPKRGRSQVATILDTVHAIHAEPVQPSYEGAFAYLASRWKRRSLIVVFTDAENESQAAELSSSLMYLNRRHLLMVVRVADPRLRELLEQDIRNPDDLFLRASARWYFNDRRLADRKLVAAGIGSIEAEPSDLSAALVSSYLRVKELSLI; from the coding sequence ATGATTGTGCCGACGCGCCTGTTTTGGTGGCTCGTTGCAGCCGGGATTCCCATGGCGGCGATCGGTATTGTCGTGCCTGGATTCGAGCGGATTCTCGTTCCGTGGAACATTGCGCTATTCGTGCTTTTGATCGTGACCGGCCTAGTGGCCCGAGGCTGGAACATCCTGCGCATCGAGCGGCAAACGAACTCGATTCTCTCCGTCCGAGTTCCGAACGTGGTAACGCTGAAGCTTGAAAACCTGACCGACACCGATCTCTATGTCCGCGTCCGGGACGAAGCGCCCGCTGGATGCACGACTACAAAAAACGACTTTGAAGTTCGGATCCCCGCTGCGCGCGAGGTGGAGTTGAAGTACACGGTGACGCCAGAAGAGCGGGGGTCGCAGGAGTTTCCAGGAACGTGGGTGCGGTACAAAGCCTCGTTGGGTCTGGCATGGGTTCAAAAAAAGTACGACAACGCCGAACGCGCCGCCGTCTATCCGAACATTAGGGCACTGAGCGAGTTCGACCTGCTGCGCCAAAAGGGGCGTCTCAGCTTAATGGGCGTCCGTCGTTCAAGGGCTAAGGGGCTCGGCCAGGAGTTCGAGTCGCTGCGCGACTACAACGACGATGATTTTCGACTCATAGATTGGAAGTCGACGGCGCGCAGGGGCAAGCTGGTCGTCAAGAACTTTGAACAAGAGCGCAACCAAGCGGTTATCGTCTGCCTCGACGTCGGCCGGCACATGCTAGCCGAGGTCGAGGGGCGGAAGAAGCTTGACTACGCGCTCGATGCCGCACTTCTCTTGCTGCACACTGCGGAGAAGATGGGCGATCAGGTTGGACTGCTGCTGTTCAGCGACGTCGTGGTCAGGTTCATTCCGCCCAAGCGCGGCCGCTCTCAGGTCGCAACGATCCTCGACACGGTCCACGCGATTCACGCCGAGCCGGTACAGCCGAGCTACGAGGGCGCGTTCGCGTACTTGGCATCGCGCTGGAAGCGCAGGTCGCTGATCGTCGTGTTCACCGACGCCGAGAACGAAAGTCAGGCTGCCGAACTATCTTCGTCCCTCATGTACCTGAATCGGCGGCACCTTCTCATGGTCGTGCGCGTTGCGGACCCGCGGCTCAGGGAGCTGTTGGAGCAGGATATTCGTAACCCAGACGATCTGTTCCTGCGGGCGTCTGCGCGCTGGTACTTCAACGACCGACGCCTAGCGGATAGAAAGCTCGTGGCGGCCGGGATCGGGAGCATCGAAGCCGAGCCGAGCGACCTTTCGGCCGCGCTGGTGTCGTCGTACCTGCGCGTGAAGGAGCTCTCGCTGATCTAG
- a CDS encoding DUF721 domain-containing protein, which produces MKKLQDIMPTAIGHAEVLRGARAQKVMRRWEEVVGTLLAEKTEPDRFDRGTVWVTASGSAWAQELAMRKEEILSRLNALAGERGLFQEIRIGTRPRKRE; this is translated from the coding sequence ATGAAGAAGCTGCAAGACATCATGCCAACGGCCATCGGGCACGCCGAGGTGTTGCGAGGCGCTCGGGCGCAGAAGGTGATGCGAAGGTGGGAAGAGGTGGTCGGGACGCTGCTCGCCGAGAAGACCGAGCCGGACCGATTCGATCGTGGAACTGTTTGGGTCACTGCGTCCGGTTCGGCCTGGGCGCAAGAGCTGGCAATGCGGAAGGAGGAGATTCTGTCGCGATTGAACGCTCTCGCCGGTGAGAGAGGGCTGTTTCAGGAGATCAGGATCGGAACGCGGCCTCGTAAGCGAGAGTAA
- a CDS encoding RDD family protein, with the protein MNDQHFVLTPEKAVVSYRLAGLGSRILAHLLDAVLLFIILNIVAFAGGFLAVIGFGEMALGLMIFIIFATIFLYFILQEAFWNGFTIGKKVMGIKVVSADGTPVTLRGAAFRNLMRIADFLGFYIVGLVAIFLNERSQRLGDLVAGTLVIHVPRANPQFQPTPHRYGLHPLEDTVGELDSMTTEEYFAIKRLCDRFPQLPPTVQIRSVEEIWKPFATKEGILPVENVHPVYQMEAVIMKYGRQKKLF; encoded by the coding sequence ATGAATGACCAGCATTTTGTGCTGACTCCAGAAAAAGCGGTCGTCAGCTACCGGCTGGCTGGACTGGGGAGTCGGATTCTAGCGCACTTGCTGGACGCTGTCCTTCTGTTCATCATTCTCAACATAGTCGCCTTCGCGGGGGGGTTTCTCGCCGTAATCGGGTTCGGCGAGATGGCCCTCGGCCTGATGATATTCATCATCTTCGCAACGATTTTCCTTTACTTCATCCTTCAAGAGGCTTTTTGGAACGGGTTCACGATTGGGAAGAAGGTGATGGGGATCAAGGTGGTCTCCGCTGACGGAACCCCTGTTACCTTGCGGGGTGCGGCCTTCCGCAACCTGATGCGAATCGCGGATTTCCTGGGCTTTTACATCGTCGGGTTAGTGGCAATATTCCTTAATGAACGGTCGCAGCGGCTCGGTGATCTCGTTGCCGGCACGTTGGTGATTCACGTTCCACGCGCAAATCCCCAGTTCCAGCCGACGCCGCACCGATACGGTCTGCACCCGCTAGAAGACACGGTCGGCGAGTTGGACAGCATGACGACCGAGGAATACTTTGCGATCAAGAGGCTTTGCGACCGATTTCCGCAGCTGCCGCCGACGGTGCAAATCCGGAGCGTCGAGGAGATATGGAAACCGTTCGCCACTAAGGAGGGCATTCTGCCGGTCGAGAACGTCCATCCCGTGTACCAGATGGAAGCGGTCATCATGAAGTACGGCCGTCAGAAGAAACTGTTCTGA
- a CDS encoding ComEC/Rec2 family competence protein, whose product MRDEFENRPLLLVFAGLCVGAAAAWSPWNVLFVLPLTLLPKAHWKRALPLFAAGVAWWLSPPMNLATEVREEQIAVNASVLTMPRDTAVGMSAVIEADGVRYWARFPLGSDVALGDRLRVVGEVSPLNEGQGRLRGASRRLKVDSFERIRSGLPFWRAGLWVRHSFRRFIGSAAGERSGNIIDSVCFSATDELTPEFWRSLRATGTAHIVSTSGLHVIVTALGLMFLLGRTRVPRVWQLAILTVCLLIYAGAAGMRPPILRAVITAVILATAYLWRRPIDGLSALSAAGIVALLIAPEMALNVGFQLSTAAVLSLVLFMPREFDAEPTSMLHVLRQWGVGVVKSSFIVTLAVSPLLAYHFGEIPVVGVLANLLTVPLLGVIVCGSLLCWGISLVFPALADGMLAVAVEPFVGWVVATIETLGRIPYASVFVPAMSAYWLPFIYVGLALIWKPYVRSS is encoded by the coding sequence ATGCGGGATGAGTTCGAGAATCGGCCTCTCCTGCTCGTTTTCGCGGGGCTGTGCGTTGGGGCGGCCGCTGCTTGGAGCCCGTGGAACGTTCTGTTCGTCCTCCCGCTGACCCTGCTGCCGAAAGCGCACTGGAAGCGAGCGTTGCCTCTGTTCGCAGCCGGCGTTGCCTGGTGGTTGAGTCCGCCGATGAACTTGGCCACGGAGGTTCGTGAAGAGCAGATTGCCGTGAACGCCAGCGTGCTGACGATGCCGCGCGATACTGCGGTAGGCATGTCTGCGGTCATCGAGGCAGACGGCGTTCGGTATTGGGCGCGGTTCCCGCTAGGCTCGGACGTTGCTTTGGGGGATCGGTTGCGCGTCGTAGGCGAGGTCTCGCCTCTCAACGAGGGGCAGGGCCGACTGAGAGGCGCATCGCGGAGGCTGAAGGTTGATTCGTTCGAGCGAATCAGGAGCGGACTGCCTTTCTGGCGAGCCGGCCTTTGGGTTCGGCACAGCTTTCGCCGGTTCATAGGAAGCGCCGCCGGCGAGCGGTCTGGAAACATCATCGACAGCGTGTGCTTCAGCGCGACGGATGAACTGACGCCGGAGTTTTGGCGGAGCCTGCGGGCAACGGGCACTGCGCACATCGTCTCGACGTCGGGGTTGCACGTGATCGTCACCGCGCTTGGGCTGATGTTCCTGCTTGGTCGAACGCGGGTGCCCCGTGTTTGGCAGCTAGCCATCCTCACCGTCTGCTTGCTGATCTACGCAGGCGCGGCAGGGATGCGGCCTCCTATTCTGAGAGCGGTGATTACCGCTGTAATTCTCGCAACGGCGTATTTATGGCGCCGTCCGATCGACGGGCTGTCAGCGCTGTCGGCTGCCGGAATCGTCGCTTTGCTGATCGCACCGGAGATGGCTCTAAACGTCGGCTTTCAGCTTTCTACGGCCGCCGTCCTCAGCCTGGTGCTGTTCATGCCGCGCGAGTTCGACGCTGAGCCTACGTCGATGCTCCACGTTCTACGTCAGTGGGGCGTCGGCGTGGTGAAGTCGAGCTTCATCGTGACGCTGGCTGTTTCGCCCCTGCTTGCGTACCACTTTGGCGAGATTCCAGTAGTCGGCGTGCTCGCGAACCTACTGACCGTACCGCTTCTCGGCGTGATCGTCTGCGGATCGCTGCTGTGCTGGGGCATATCGCTTGTGTTCCCTGCCCTTGCTGACGGAATGCTGGCCGTTGCGGTAGAACCGTTCGTCGGCTGGGTTGTCGCGACGATCGAGACGCTCGGTCGGATTCCGTACGCCAGCGTCTTTGTCCCCGCCATGTCGGCGTACTGGCTGCCGTTCATTTACGTCGGCCTTGCACTCATTTGGAAGCCGTATGTTAGGTCGTCTTAG
- a CDS encoding long-chain fatty acid--CoA ligase → MSHISDSQSLGDLLRRSVKRFSGRQALMVPEEKGFRRVSFDELYDEAYRYAGALRAAGAEKGERLCIVGETCVQWALVDWAAQTLGVVTVPIYPTLPADQAQYIASDSGANLIIVGDGTQAAKFQGLDGVKVVGWSDGAGVPSLFDQDATLTRVEWEKGIDAVERHELATLIYTSGTTGPPKGVMLSHDNFISICADIPVALPVDETDVFLVFLPLSHVFARLAGHVLPTAIGATIAYAGSVASIASDMVEVRPTIMFVVPRFLESVRARIIAGVKKQSPMKQRLFNMALAQGLKKQRGEFAPLGGLLDKLVGEKIRARTGGKLKFFVSGGAALSPHVSEFYIAFGLTVLQGYGLTETTAASCLNSPDDNRPETVGKPLGCVEFKIAEDGEILQRGASVMLGYYNLSEASKEAIGADGWFHTGDIGELDAGSLKITDRKKDLLVLGNGKNVAPLHVESTIKESDFIEEAVLFGDGMEYCCALIVPEFDRIKTWLKEKGESEGDNAKIVERDDVKALIKSEIKTANSKLADYERAKKHVLLSKPFTLETGELTPSLKVKRRVVKEMYANELQSMKR, encoded by the coding sequence ATGTCTCACATTTCCGACTCGCAATCTCTCGGCGATCTGCTCCGCCGCTCGGTGAAGCGGTTCAGCGGTCGGCAGGCGCTCATGGTGCCGGAGGAGAAGGGGTTCCGGAGGGTCAGTTTTGACGAGCTGTACGACGAGGCTTATCGGTATGCGGGCGCACTGCGCGCTGCGGGCGCGGAGAAGGGCGAGCGGCTGTGCATCGTCGGCGAGACCTGCGTGCAATGGGCTCTGGTCGATTGGGCAGCTCAAACGTTGGGGGTCGTGACAGTTCCGATCTATCCAACTTTGCCGGCGGACCAGGCACAGTACATAGCATCCGACAGCGGCGCGAATTTGATCATAGTTGGCGACGGAACGCAGGCCGCGAAGTTTCAGGGGTTGGACGGAGTGAAGGTTGTCGGGTGGTCAGACGGTGCGGGCGTCCCGTCTCTGTTCGACCAAGACGCAACGCTGACGCGCGTCGAGTGGGAGAAGGGCATCGACGCCGTCGAGCGACACGAGCTGGCGACGCTGATCTACACCAGCGGAACGACCGGCCCGCCAAAAGGCGTGATGCTTTCGCACGACAATTTCATTTCGATCTGCGCCGATATTCCGGTCGCTCTGCCGGTCGATGAGACAGATGTGTTTCTCGTCTTCCTTCCGCTGTCGCACGTGTTCGCGCGGCTCGCCGGTCACGTGCTGCCGACGGCTATCGGCGCGACGATCGCGTACGCTGGTTCGGTCGCGTCAATTGCGTCGGACATGGTCGAGGTTCGACCGACGATCATGTTCGTCGTTCCTCGGTTTCTCGAGTCGGTCCGCGCCCGCATCATCGCCGGTGTCAAGAAACAGTCTCCGATGAAGCAGCGGCTTTTCAACATGGCGCTTGCGCAGGGTTTGAAGAAGCAGCGCGGCGAGTTTGCGCCGCTTGGCGGCTTGCTCGACAAACTTGTCGGAGAAAAAATCCGCGCGCGAACAGGAGGAAAACTTAAGTTCTTCGTCTCGGGCGGCGCGGCGCTTTCGCCGCACGTCAGCGAGTTCTACATCGCGTTCGGACTGACTGTCTTGCAGGGGTACGGGCTGACGGAGACGACGGCGGCGAGCTGTCTCAATTCACCCGACGACAACCGTCCCGAAACCGTCGGCAAACCGCTCGGCTGCGTCGAGTTCAAGATCGCGGAAGACGGCGAGATTCTGCAGCGCGGGGCGAGCGTGATGTTGGGGTATTACAACCTTTCCGAAGCATCGAAAGAAGCGATCGGCGCGGACGGCTGGTTCCACACTGGCGACATCGGCGAATTGGACGCAGGGAGCTTGAAAATCACAGATCGCAAGAAGGATCTGCTGGTTTTGGGCAACGGAAAAAACGTCGCGCCGCTGCACGTTGAGAGCACGATCAAGGAGAGCGACTTCATCGAAGAGGCGGTGCTGTTCGGCGACGGCATGGAGTACTGCTGCGCGCTGATCGTGCCAGAGTTTGACCGCATCAAAACGTGGCTGAAAGAGAAGGGCGAAAGCGAAGGCGACAACGCGAAGATCGTCGAGCGCGACGACGTAAAAGCGCTCATCAAGTCGGAAATAAAAACTGCGAACAGCAAGCTCGCAGATTACGAAAGGGCGAAGAAGCACGTGCTGCTCAGCAAACCTTTCACACTCGAAACCGGAGAGCTGACGCCATCGCTAAAAGTGAAACGTCGCGTAGTGAAGGAGATGTATGCCAACGAGCTTCAGTCTATGAAGCGCTAG